In Persicimonas caeni, a single window of DNA contains:
- a CDS encoding ComEA family DNA-binding protein, whose translation MTSSQEPRRGSEETGLPAGFEKMNLNDATRDDLLAIEGIGEATAERLLDYRQDIGPFRSFDELTNIPTVTSEKIELLERHFSIGIS comes from the coding sequence ATGACCTCCTCTCAAGAACCCCGACGCGGCTCCGAAGAGACCGGCCTCCCGGCGGGCTTCGAAAAGATGAACCTCAACGACGCCACCCGCGACGACCTTCTGGCCATCGAGGGCATCGGCGAGGCGACCGCCGAGCGTCTTCTCGACTACCGCCAGGATATCGGGCCGTTTCGCTCCTTCGACGAGCTGACCAATATCCCGACGGTCACCTCCGAGAAGATCGAGCTGCTCGAGCGTCACTTCAGCATCGGCATCAGTTGA
- a CDS encoding HD domain-containing protein: protein MKPKLFRDPVHNIIAFDQSDEVERVIFRLLKTSTFQRLRRIRQLGFANLVYHGAEHSRFVHSLGVAHVARRMLAALDCGFSADERLEVMCAALLHDIGHGPFSHAIEKVTRVHHEEYSAQLVSDPESEVHAVLSEIDPSLPDRVAAYFGPRREFPTEKHVLLDIVSSQLDADRLDYILRDGLATGVKIGVYDFERILTMLETYEGTSSKGQVSRRLAVSYRAREAVEGYLLARFHMFKQVYLHKAVRAAEKMLEAVLSRAEQLQRDGHEFGAVPSPRLSKLLAGERLSTEEFVSLDDTDVWISLKQWRSDPDPILSRIAGGLLDRDLYKTIDLQVEDAVDIARTIDRANALARDMGLDPDYAVLTDRAYDTPYTPYDPEHGDIGAHIPIIGSDGQVAPIEDHSDMVHLLGRDSYKILRLCVPTELRELLRKEQMT, encoded by the coding sequence ATGAAACCGAAGCTGTTCCGCGACCCGGTCCACAACATCATCGCCTTCGACCAGAGCGACGAAGTCGAGCGGGTGATTTTCCGGCTCTTGAAGACGAGCACCTTCCAGCGGTTGCGCCGCATCCGCCAGCTCGGCTTCGCCAACCTGGTCTATCACGGCGCCGAACACTCCCGCTTTGTGCACAGCTTGGGCGTGGCGCACGTGGCGCGACGCATGCTCGCCGCGCTCGATTGCGGCTTTAGCGCCGACGAGCGCCTCGAGGTGATGTGCGCTGCGCTCTTGCACGATATCGGCCACGGCCCGTTCAGCCACGCCATCGAAAAAGTCACCCGTGTCCACCACGAGGAGTACAGCGCTCAACTAGTAAGCGACCCCGAAAGCGAAGTGCACGCGGTGCTGAGTGAGATCGACCCCTCACTACCGGACCGCGTGGCCGCGTATTTTGGGCCTCGACGCGAGTTCCCCACCGAAAAGCACGTCCTTCTCGACATCGTCTCGAGCCAACTCGACGCCGACCGCCTCGACTATATCCTGCGCGATGGACTCGCCACCGGCGTCAAAATCGGGGTGTACGACTTCGAGCGTATCTTGACGATGCTCGAGACCTACGAGGGCACGTCGAGTAAAGGCCAAGTCAGCCGACGCTTGGCCGTTAGCTACCGCGCCCGCGAAGCGGTCGAAGGCTACCTGCTGGCCCGCTTCCACATGTTCAAGCAGGTCTACCTGCACAAAGCGGTGCGCGCAGCCGAAAAGATGCTCGAGGCTGTGCTCTCGCGCGCCGAACAACTGCAGCGCGACGGCCACGAGTTCGGCGCCGTGCCCAGCCCGCGACTGAGCAAATTGTTGGCAGGTGAGCGGCTGTCGACCGAGGAGTTCGTCTCCTTGGACGACACCGACGTGTGGATCTCGCTCAAGCAGTGGCGAAGCGACCCCGACCCGATTCTGTCGCGCATCGCCGGCGGCCTGCTCGACCGCGACCTCTACAAGACGATCGACCTGCAGGTCGAAGACGCTGTCGACATCGCTCGGACCATCGACCGGGCCAACGCACTGGCGCGCGACATGGGCCTCGACCCCGACTACGCCGTGCTCACCGACCGCGCCTACGACACGCCCTATACGCCCTACGACCCCGAACACGGCGACATCGGCGCCCACATCCCGATCATCGGCTCCGATGGTCAGGTCGCGCCCATCGAAGATCACAGCGACATGGTCCACCTGCTGGGCCGCGACTCCTACAAAATCCTGCGTCTGTGCGTGCCCACCGAGTTGCGTGAACTGCTGCGAAAAGAACAAATGACCTAA